From the Arvicola amphibius chromosome 2, mArvAmp1.2, whole genome shotgun sequence genome, one window contains:
- the Tdrd15 gene encoding tudor domain-containing protein 15 isoform X2: MNLHYNAIEQENNPTCDNFGLLCVAKGTNGQWQRGILQQLLPNNQVKIWFMDYGSSESIPSMRVKKLKQDFIFAPLFSFPCSLTYLHCPDPEVRKGQLTTFRQALLGQIVYARIDWFSEDERLYYVTLQSQESAINTECLLRTLGTQIFCPEFESNISNALSEADTSDTGSFAMDGFIGNVEQSVGGLNEKEDFKAGFPIKMVRMEIESNHIAFVVSVLNPSNFWVRISKHQKKFEDLMKALNKFYDVSENDELTLRNPEPGLFCCARYSKDRCFYRAIIIGMNDYWINVYLLDYGSTDSIPFFDAKILLPEFCSLPPLAMHCSLAQVSPVTEIWLQAATDYFKKIVLNKEILLQVRAKKGDKYMVTIQNIEAPENTDVVSLMLQAGYAESAGVASEDFPRSVRDCSVLKLKSKDTLHDKNVVASAPLKRPKPEKCHSDKLKENLSSLHRFLDINSSFNLCSEPISSQPYKAYVFKPGKILKVNCSYCHGPGDFSCQLLCKLGDLKLLMEQIQDYYSIHPEPYQTGKIACVAKHSRDGKWYRAAILTQASEQEVELIFVDYGNQERVFIKDLCAINPHFLALEAQAFRCCLNYLVDPTTCNLLDWTAEASRDFGNFIASCGGLFTCIVYALVLIHPRCLCNLVDLQSSLTSANEYFLRCSSTHCSVLSRPLPLSVSLYSYYYSSFDIKIGSEEDVYISHVYSPKKFYCQLCRNSKDLEMLETRITEMISLKMCSTYDWNRMCISKYIEDGLSYRALVKTTESSSGPCVYFVDYGNEQFVEENMLCAISDQFPELLFTPMQAIQCFLSDLRDIDIPREINRWFEDSFLGKPLKAVILSRESDGQLGIDLYDGYQHINQTIKLLLNVYGENHSKQAWSVEKNQRLNQAFTVPLKESTESNCCHNAINKTSLAKHSANKTDQWMHPQRVYARSLKPSICYEVEPIPKSKVKRPCKYRLKNKNGKFTLGSAYIPEESGMGPKSQKTVSKLFTKDLNQVASQRPYILLRPPVTKILQPHIDLNTQVKESAPTSCHPANFHIPLAGNENEVIGFTSVLNQRTNGQKKQTSLSPLVRGHIEYSSDHTVSRDITKGVLLPGSFEVEVLDHGNTAIVNGSKVYSISRELLIIPRLGTYSFLRRIRWNEPTEMCKGKIADYFSLGVINRIIACEFLKTHDEKWEVNITCGDKCVIKKLLRWSLCSELQELAWQTPQAISYKVSILENSHSKAGRVNLYDGSVICTPLSQQLVEIPSELVRYGQLEKAKMIYASRTGGFHVKLLKNQKTSELARLIPKEDNSFFLSMDNIKRGLEFLSISKRDLKWYQPKTEGQWVHEKVFGFLINHGQHEVVPVNNTKVLSREIRSIPRQDVSHEWIWFTHSKKMILEFIVCLFAHLEMSITAPKSLDDAWGVEMLVDGMLLCGHLNVSTSLVEENKLPFSGTVFSLESQALLSPWVIRPFLSAPLQNGRRYHGIATAVNDPSDFCVQLEFFFNTMQYLFILLSDLPEPLQALPLEHMSPGSSCLIKSELEGQWSRTEISQVLDQSLHLVLIDYGLSVHIPYTEATNLKSVPEKIMSLPRLSSPCSLHDVLPATRKLWNNEARQLFQDFLCKSGLGFQFRAYGPAAVLEVDVIHKNDSGADVLVASGLAMHPKDLAGPNGMTATGSKLQSHSICPLLDKHWNKKENINYSTRKQKMQKKKALKRRNVSRHLLKKSHVSEKLHSGNLKRKRKIIIGKLNFPSVVLFEIRIAALSGGPPDCMENNMGCFGSGFENLPAAGVREKSFTVDSDAASANEEITVEHLKSACSSGSGGWFATFQALCSELRVFSHWILTGTLW; encoded by the exons ATGAATTTGCATTACAACGCaatagaacaagaaaacaacCCCACTTGCGATAATTTTGGACTCCTGTGTGTTGCTAAAGGGACAAATGGACAGTGGCAAAGAGGAATTCTTCAGCAGCTTTTGCCCAACAATCAAGTGAAAATTTGGTTCATGGATTACGGCAGCAGTGAGTCTATACCCTCCATGCGCGTGAAGAAACTGAAACAGGATTTTATTTTTGCACCgttgttttcatttccatgttCTCTGACATATTTACATTGTCCAGAcccagaagtaagaaaaggacaACTGACTACATTTAGGCAAGCCCTGCTAGGGCAAATAGTATATGCCCGCATTGACTGGTTCAGTGAGGATGAACGTTTGTATTATGTGACTTTACAGTCTCAAGAATCTGCAATTAATACTGAGTGTCTGCTGAGGACTCTGGGCACACAAATATTTTGCCCTGAATTTGAGTCAAACATTTCCAATGCCttgagtgaggcagacacttctgATACAGGCAGCTTTGCAATGGATGGTTTCATTGGGAATGTTGAACAGTCAGTGGGTGGGCTAAATGAAAAAGAGGACTTCAAAGCAGGTTTTCCTATTAAAATGGTAAGAATGGAGATAGAATCCAACCACATAGCATTTGTAGTGAGTGTACTGAACCCATCAAATTTCTGGGTACGCATTAGTAAGCATCAGAAGAAATTTGAAGACTTAATGaaagctttaaataaattttatgatgTATCTGAAAATGATGAACTAACCCTGAGAAACCCTGAGCCTGGACTGTTCTGTTGTGCCAGATATAGCAAGGACAGATGTTTCTACCGCGCCATCATCATTGGGATGAATGATTATTGGATTAATGTTTACCTCTTGGATTATGGAAGTACTGACTCCATACCATTTTTTGATGCAAAAATTTTGCTTCCAGAATTTTGTAGTTTGCCTCCCTTAGCCATGCACTGTTCACTTGCACAGGTATCTCCTGTCACAGAAATATGGCTACAGGCAGCAACAGATTATTTCAAAAAAATTGTTCTGAACAAAGAAATTTTGCTTCAAGTTCGAGCAAAAAAAGGTGACAAGTATATGGTGACTATTCAGAATATTGAAGCCCCTGAAAATACGGATGTTGTCTCCCTGATGCTCCAAGCTGGATATGCAGAATCTGCAGGGGTAGCATCAGAAGATTTCCCCAGATCTGTCAGAGACTGTTcagtgttaaagttaaaatctaaAGATacacttcatgataaaaatgTTGTGGCCTCTGCCCCTCTCAAAAGACCTAAGCCTGAAAAATGTCATTCTGATAAGCTGAAAGAAAATCTCTCATCTTTACACAGGTTCCTGGATATAAACAGTTCTTTCAACTTGTGTTCTGAACCGATCTCGTCACAGCCTTATAAGGCATATGTGTTCAAGCCAGGAAAAATTCTCAAAGTCAACTGTTCTTATTGTCATGGTCCAGGTGACTTTTCATGCCAGCTTCTGTGTAAGTTAGGAGATTTGAAATTACTGATGGAACAAATTCAAGATTATTACAGCATTCATCCAGAACCATATCAGACTGGGAAGATAGCCTGTGTGGCTAAGCATTCCAGAGATGGGAAGTGGTACAGGGCTGCCATTTTGACGCAAGCATCAGAGCAAGAAGTTGAACTAATATTTGTTGACTATGGAAATCAAGAGAGAGTTTTCATTAAAGATCTTTGTGCCATCAACCCACATTTTCTTGCTTTAGAAGCCCAAGCTTTCAGATGCTGCCTCAACTATTTAGTTGATCCCACTACTTGTAATCTATTAGACTGGACAGCAGAAGCATCCAGAGACTTTGGAAATTTCATTGCTTCATGTGGAGGGCTATTTACTTGTATCGTGTATGCCTTAGTTCTTATACACCCTAGATGCTTATGTAACTTAGTGGATTTACAATCGTCACTTACAAGTGCAAATGAATACTTCCTTCGTTGTAGCTCCACCCACTGCAGTGTCTTATCAAGGCCACTCCCACTTTCAGTCAGTCTTTACAGTTACTATTACTCTTCCTTTGATATAAAGATTGGAAGTGAAGAAGATGTGTATATATCTCATGTGTATAGTCCCAAAAAGTTCTATTGCCAGCTTTGTAGAAACAGTAAAGATTTAGAGATGTTGGAGACAAGAATCACAGAGATGATTAGCCTTAAAATGTGTTCCACATATGACTGGAACAGAATGTGTATCTCTAAATACATAGAGGATGGACTTTCATACAGAGCCCTGGTGAAGACAACAGAGTCGTCATCTGGcccttgtgtttattttgtggacTATGGGAATGAGCAATTTGTGGAAGAAAATATGCTGTGTGCCATTTCTGATCAATTTCCAGAGCTGCTATTTACACCTATGCAAGCAATTCAGTGTTTTCTGTCAGATCTTAGAGATATAGATATTCCACGAGAAATCAATAGATGGTTTGAAGACAGTTTCTTAGGGAAGCCCTTAAAAGCAGTAATACTGTCCAGGGAATCAGATGGGCAACTTGGTATAGACTTATATGATGGGTATCAACATATAAATCAAACAATAAAATTGCTACTTAATGTTTATGGAGAAAACCACTCCAAGCAAGCATGGAGTGTGGAAAAGAATCAGAGGTTAAATCAGGCATTCACTGTTCCTTTGAAAGAAAGCACAGAAAGCAACTGTTGCCACAATGCAATAAATAAAACTAGCCTAGCAAAACATTCTGCAAACAAAACAGATCAATGGATGCATCCCCAACGTGTATATGCCAGGAGTTTGAAACCATCAATTTGTTATGAAGTTGAACCCATACCAAAAAGCAAAGTGAAGAGGCCCTGTAAGtacagacttaaaaataaaaatggaaaattcactcTTGGGTCTGCATACATTCCTGAAGAAAGTGGCATGGGCCCCAAATCACAAAAGACAGTATCAAAATTATTTACCAAAGACTTAAATCAAGTAGCTTCCCAAAGGCCGTACATCCTACTTAGACCCCCGGTCACAAAGATTCTTCAACCCCACATTGACTTGAATACCCAGGTTAAAGAGTCTGCACCCACTAGCTGCCATCCGGCCAATTTTCACATTCCACTTGCTGGGAATGAAAATGAAGTCATAGGATTCACCAGTGTTCTAAATCAAAGAACAAATGGCCAGAAAAAGCAGACCTCCCTGAGCCCTCTGGTGAGAGGTCATATAGAATACTCTAGTGACCATACCGTGTCCAGAGACATCACAAAGGGAGTATTGTTGCCAGGATCCTTTGAAGTGGAAGTTCTCGATCATGGTAATACTGCCATAGTAAATGGATCTAAAGTTTATTCAATTAGCAGGGAACTCTTAATTATCCCCAGGCTGGGAACGTATTCTTTTCTTCGTAGGATAAGATGGAATGAGCCCACTGAAATGTGTAAAGGCAAGATTGCAGATTATTTCTCCTTAGGAGTAATTAACAGAATAATTGCTTGTGAATTTTTGAAGACACACGATGAGAAGTGGGAAGTCAATATAACTTGTGGCGATAAATGTGTCATTAAGAAGTTGCTGAGGTGGTCACTCTGTTCTGAGCTACAGGAACTGGCATGGCAGACACCCCAGGCCATCTCTTACAAAGTTAGTATCCTTGAGAACAGCCACTCGAAGGCAGGAAGAGTAAATCTGTATGATGGTTCTGTGATCTGCACACCACTCTCCCAACAACTGGTAGAAATTCCTTCTGAACTGGTAAGATATGGACAGCTTGAAAAAGCCAAAATGATTTATGCATCAAGGACTGGGGGATTTCATGTGAAGTTactgaaaaatcagaaaacatcaGAATTAGCACGATTAATTCCTAAAGAAGATAATTCCTTTTTTTTATCAATGGATAATATTAAAAGGGGGTTAGAGTTCTTGTCAATATCTAAGAGAGATTTAAAGTGGTACCAACCCAAAACAGAAGGGCAGTGGGTACATGAGAAAGTATTTGGTTTTTTAATAAATCATGGACAGCATGAAGTAGTGCCTGTAAATAATACCAAGGTACTTAGTAGAGAGATCAGAAGTATTCCAAGACAAGACGTGTCTCATGAATGGATTTGGTTTACACATTCTAAGAAAATGATCCTTGAGTtcattgtgtgtttatttgcCCATTTGGAAATGAGCATTACTGCTCCGAAATCCTTAGATGATGCCTGGGGAGTGGAAATGTTGGTAGATGGCATGTTGCTTTGTGGGCATTTAAATGTAAGTACGTCTCTGGTGGAAGAAAACAAACTGCCATTTTCAGGTACTGTTTTCAGTCTGGAGTCCCAGGCTCTTCTGTCACCTTGGGTAATCCGGCCATTTCTTTCGGCACCGCTCCAAAATGGCAGGCGGTATCACGGTATAGCCACTGCTGTCAATGACCCCTCAGACTTCTGTGTGCAGCTAGAGTTTTTCTTTAACACAATGCAATACCTCTTTATTTTGCTTTCCGACTTACCAGAGCCCTTGCAAGCCTTGCCTCTAGAGCACATGAGTCCTGGTTCTAGTTGCCTGATCAAAAGTGAGTTAGAGGGTCAGTGGAGCAGAACAGAAATTTCTCAAGTGTTGGATCAGTCTTTACATCTTGTTTTGATTGACTATGGACTTTCTGTTCATATACCTTACACAGAAGCAACAAATCTTAAATCTGTACCCGAGAAAATTATGAGTTTGCCAAGGCTGAGCTCTCCATGTAGCCTGCATGATGTCTTACCTGCTACACGGAAGTTGTGGAATAATGAAGCCAGGCAGTTGTTTCAAGATTTCCTATGCAAATCAGGCTTAGGTTTTCAGTTTAGGGCATATGGTCCTGCAGCAGTATTGGAAGTGGATGTCATTCACAAGAACGACAGTGGAGCAGATGTCTTGGTGGCGTCCGGTCTTGCCATGCATCCTAAAGATTTAGCTGGTCCCAATGGAATGACTGCTACTGGGTCTAAACTACAGAGCCATTCCATATGTCCACTGCTGGACAAACActggaacaaaaaagaaaatattaattatagcaccagaaaacaaaagatgcagaaaaagaaagctttGAAGAGGAGAAATGTTTCCAGGCATCTCTTAAAGAAAAGTCACGTTAGTGAAAAATTACATTCTGGAAATTTGAAacggaaaagaaaaatcatcattGGGAAACTGAACTTCCCAAGTGTGGTTCTGTTTGAGATTCGCATAGCAGCTTTGTCTGGGGGACCACCTGACTGTATGGAGAACAACATGGGCTGCTTTGGAAGTGGTTTTGAAAACCTACCAGCTGCTGGAGTCCGGGAAAAGAGTTTTACAGTGGACTCAGACGCAGCCAGTGCTAATGAAGAGATCACAGTAGAACACTTGAAAA GTGCATGCAGTTCTGGTAGCGGTGGGTGGTTTGCTACGTTCCAGGCACTGTGTTCAGAGCTGCGTGTTTTCTCTCACTGGATCCTCACAGGCACACTGTGGTAG